TCATATAATCTTTAATGCTTGTCCTAAGTAGATCTATATGCAACAGAATTGCTTAACGTTACTCTTTTTTTACTGtattattttaaaagacaaatttgGGGGTTGCATGCTGTTGGTTTTTTATTGgttcattggatgtcttatgctgtaaGACTGCATTGCTTTTTGTCCTGTAATctgcctagagtctcagtgagaaaggtgggctatacattaaataaataaataaagtattgtTTTTTATTcaataatccatcttgagtctcagtaggaaaggcgggctataaataaagtaataaataaaaatctcCCCACACATAGAAAACTGGCACTTCAGGGAGAAGTCTGGCCTAGAACTCTACCTCCTTCCATACTAGTTTTCTGCATATTTGTGGACGTTTCCCAAGGGAGCATTTGAGCATGAGCTGTTCCTGTCTCCTAGTCTAAAATAACTTCTGTCTTCGAAAGTCACACCTTATGGCTCTTCCACATGGCTCTTCCAcaacagggtgttttgctgtggggataataataacatactttgtaaaccgctctgcgtgggtgttaagtcatcccgaaggtcggtatataaattgaatgttattattattattatagattggCCCTATAGAAATATACAGACTGTTTTCTGCCAACTGTCATAACATCATGTGATATTAACAGACAGAAAATGGCATCCTGCTGCCCTCTCTCCAGTCTGCTCTGCCATTCCTGGACCTCCACGGCACACCCCGGCTGGAGTTCCACCAGTCCGTGTTCGATGAGCTGAGAGAGAAGTTGCTGGAGAAAGTCTCTGCTATTGCCTCCGAAGGAAAGGCAGACGAAAGGTACGTTCTTACACCAGGACGGGGAGCGTAACAAGGTTCAGATGCCATAATAGATGGCCATTAACCATAATTTGGGTTCCAAATCATGGTCTGTATCCCAGGCATGCTCACAGCACATTATGGTTGGTGCTCCTTGCCTCCTTAGCTGTTTCCCTTCAGAATCCTTCGATGCTATCCCCAACTGCTCCTTCTTGCCCATTTGCCTTCCTAGATGACTGCATCCCATAATAAATTctttggcgggggtgggggggtggtttAAAAACATGATGAATGAAACGTATGTGCTACAGCAGATCACTGATCAGATCTCCAGATGGTCGTTGTCTTTAACTTGAAAGCAGCAGTGGGGGTGGAAATGAGGATGTGGCCGGGTAGGAGCAAGGAAGGAATGCTTTGGAAAACTGACAGCTAGAATGTTTTCCGCTTGCTCTAGACTTGGCTTTTTGTGGTCAGGGAGCATCCAAAGGGAGAGGAATATCACCAGTCCTGATTTTGGTGATTCAGACGTCATGCCAAACCCCAGTTTGTACAAACTGttgttcacaaaccagttttgaCTCACTGTTTAATATCACTTTTTGATAATATTTGTTCACTTTTAAACCACAATTCAATACTTTGGCTGtcaaaataaaccatggtttggaaACTTATGTTTTTGCCCTCAGGTCTGGACCCTGACTGTATCTTCCTATCAGATTTTCAGCAGTGCTAAAACAGCCTTTGTGCTCACACACTCCAGGTACAAAAAGCTGGAAGACCTTCTGGAGAAGAGCTTCCCCTTGGTCAAGATGCCGTCTGTACAACCAGTGGTGATGTGCGTCATGAAACATCTGCCCAAGGTAGGGAGTGCAAGGGCTGCTATTTCATCTTTGCTATCGCTGTATTTTACTCAGCATAGGAATCAATGTCTGGTATAGAATTCTAAAGAATCTCTTTCATTTAAAAACACTCATTTCTAGCTCTGAAGGTTCCACAGATGAGTTTGATGATGGTGGCAGTGCCTTCCAGGGTCTTACAGAAACAGCTGACGCTATTTGTTTTAGAAATCTGCTTATTTATCCTGTTATTCAGCCCCCAACAAAAAATGGAAGGAGAGGCTTTCAAGTAAGGCCCAATTACTGGCATTTTGAAAGGAGTTGGGAACTGGGTGTAGGCTTAACGAGAGTTTGGCTGCTGCTTCTTCTCCCTCTGATGGCCTCCTTGGTGGCAGCTGGAAAGAGGGGAGCTCATTGTTGGAGGTGGATGCAAGCCTGACAGAAGGGTCCCTGGCTGCTGTCTCTGCTGGCCTCCCTAAAACACACCGAACTTCATAGCTGCATGTCACAGAGGGAGATTCACAAAGGAGGACCATGTGTCTTTCAGAGAGGCTGGTCTGTCTTGCAGTCGCGGAACACTTGGCTCATTTTCCATGGTTCCCCAGATAGTTTGAAAACTCTGTTTTAGGTGGCAGCTGGGTCCTTTCCCATTACAGGGACTTAGTTTTAGGGGACAACTTTCCCATTTGCTAACACTCCGCTCTCTCCTCTCTTCCTTCACGGTCATGTGCAGGTTCCTGAAAAGAAGCTGAAGCTAGTGATGGCTGACAAGGACCTGTACAAAGCGTGCGCTGTGGAAGTGAAACGTCAGATCTGGCAGGATAACCAGGCCCTGTTTGGCGACGAGGTCTCCCCGTTGCTGAAGCAATACATCCTGGAGAAGGAGAATGCTTTGTTCAGCAGTGACCTCTCTGTCCTGCACAACTTCTTCAGTCCATCCCCTAAAATGAGACGGCAGGGAGAGGTAAGAGCCAAGGATGCCAGTGCTAGCTGTGTTTAGGTTGGAAACCCCAGTTCTGCACTGGTCTGCACTGGTTTAGATTGGAAATCCCAGTTCTAATCCCTGTTTGGCTGCAAAACTCAGGATCAAAGTGAATGAGGCAGAAGATTAATGGCTAGATAGATTTTTGGCATTTATGGCCCTGCGGTAATGCTGGTCAGTAGAACATAAACTTAATTACGGCAAAGCTTTCTCTCACACACCCTGATTTCACAAACTAGGTATATATTTTTTCTAAAGCATTGTTTCACTTTATATCAGAACTGAGCCACTGACAATTTATGGTTTATGATCCTCTGGAACCCTGAATCATAAACCTTGGTTTAGAGCAGGTTTGTGTTAAATATGGTTTGGCAGAATGTCTGAATTGCAGCTACTTCATCCAGTAGATAACAAGTGAACTCACAAGTCAAAAGACTGAGAAGGTGAAAAAAGAAAGCAGCCAAGCAGCTCCAGCAGCTCCTCCCTGCAGAGTTTCTAGCTAGTATTGGTTGCCATCTGATCTGGGAAAAAATAGCCTGACCTACTCTGGTGCCTTTAGCTTGTTTTGTAGAAATCAGCAGGTCAAGCTTTTCATCACATGGAGATAAGTGTTGCCAGCTGCTGATGTCTGGTGATCAAGCAGGGAAAGATCAAGGGCAGAAAGGTACAGCAGAAAGCTAACAGCCCTCGGCGGCCGACCTGCTCCCAGGGCCACAGAAAGGTTAATAAAAGGCTGAGTAAATGCCAGAGGAGTGGTAGAACATGACAGTCGATAAAACGGGTTCTGCTATAAAGCCAGATTTATGCCCAGCAGTTATTTTGCCAGATGTTTTAATTGGCATTTTTGGAGGAAAGTCGGAGTTGCAGAAGGCACTCTGACACTCGAGGTTTTGTCTCTCTCTCGGGCACAGGTGGTTCAGAAGCTCACACAGATGATCGGGAAGAACGTGAAGCTGTACGACATGGTGCTGCAGTTCCTGAGGACCTTGTTTCTTCGCACACGGAACGTCCATTACTGCACATTGCGGGCAGAGCTCCTGATGTCTTTGCACGACTTGGATATCAGTGAGATCTGCACGGTGGACCCCTGCCACAAGGTATGGGTGCTGGGCCAAGCCCACGATTGCCCTCAAAGTCTGTAAGATGCTCGCGGGCATAAAACGCTCTTGCTTTGAAACAGTACTGCTttattccttctttctttcctgctcTGCCTTTCCTTCCATAAATGGACATTCAGAGTGGGGTCacaacacatttaaaaacaaaaagccgTGCAATTATAATTTACAATGAAAACCAAAACCATCAGCGGAATTGACGCTTCAAAGCTGTAGGTGGCTTTTTTCAAGCAGCTATTCCTGGGAAGCACATATGTTAAATCAATCTTGGGCACACACCATTTAAATAACTTCCAATGCACttcacagatttcttttgttatttaaatcaaatatttcagttcagTTTCTTTTGGTACAGCCTATATAATGAATACTGCATCCTTTTTTGTTTATATGACTCGTATTTAGTAAATGAAGCGTGCTCGGTCTTATTTGGAGCACTGTTTTCCACCAGAGTTTTCTGGAAAGCTCACATCTCTGCTGTCTTGCATAAGTGCCTTGGCCTACTCAGCATGGGAGGCCGAGATTGCAATGGAATGTGTGAAGTGCCTTATACCAGCAGTCTGTGGCTCCGTGGAGGTGCCTCAGCTttgcagaagggcccaggttcagtCCGTGACATCTCCACttgaaaaggaccaggcagtaggtgatgtgaaagacctctacttgaaACCACGGCGAGCTGCTGAAAGtcttgagtagacaatactgaccttgataggcgaCTGATtctgaataaggcagcttcatgtgtgtgtgttcagccTGAGAGTCTTGGAGTCCTACCTACTGGGTTGCAAGTCAGTATATATTTTTCAGAGAGACTTGATACTCGTATGTATGTGTAGAGAGCAAGGACACCACAACTCCCTCCTCTCTGCACAGGATGGTTTGGTGCCATCACTCAGTAGTGCAGAGGATTCCTCCATGGCTGTGATCCGCCTGAATTCTGTACATGAAAGCAcaacttctccccctccccaaagcagcccAAACTGCCCTCAAGAACATTGCTTCTGAAGGATAGGAGATCCCCCACTTCTCAGGAGCAACATGAGGGGGGAGTTGGAAGGCTACCACAAGAGGGTGGAATTGCTCCCTCCCTGCGCTTTTTTTGATAGGATCCAACCCCAGGTTCACCTGGTGCTTGGCTTATGTTTTCTGTCCCTAGCTCTCTTGGCTTGCTGCTCACAGACCTGGGCTTCagtccagactaaattttccagtagCAGTATGGAACTTTGCTGCCTCCCTTATATCCTCTGCTGCCCGCTGATCTCCACAAACTGCCCCTCTTAAGGGATCGGGGATCTGCAGCAGGAAGTGGAGATCAGTGGAGATTGTCATTTTAGCCTTATTCCAACCCCTGGTCTTGATACTGATGACTATAATTTTGGCTCTTCCCATTCCAGTCATATGATTTCCTGTCATGTGCTCACAGTTCAGTGGGTTCcatgctgccagggggtggggaagTCGGTGGTGGGGAGGTTTAAAGGTTAGCTCCAGGTCTGGAAAGGTCAAGTAGACAAcagccttataccaagtcaaacTGTTCGTTCATCTAGCCCAGTATTGATGATTGACAGCAGCTCTTTAAGATCTCAACTAGAGGTCTTACCTGACTCAGCTGCCTGAGATCCTTCAACTGAAGTTGCGGGGGATCAAACCTTAGGCCTTCtaaatgcaaagcatgtgttcCACCACAGCTAGAGATTGGCCTGCTACATCATTGCTTTTCTGCAGTTCACAGTCCTCTagcaggggaaggagaggagCCCGGGAAATCCCATGAAAATGGAAAAATCGCATGTGTAATGTTACTGCATAGCAAATAAGGAATTTGATAATCTGCTGTAAGAGGAAATTTCTATAAGGTGTGTCAGAtgttttttcttcccctccttgaCAGTTTACCTGGTGCTTGGATGCCTGCATTCGAGAGAAGTTTGTAGATAACAAGCGTGCTCGAGAGCTGCAGGGATTCCTAGATGGGGTGAAGAAAGGACAAGAGCAGGTCCTGGGGTGAGCAATCTGAACAGGAGGCCTGCTCTGGCTTTTTGTACTGTCCAGAACATTGTATTAGGCTGAAATTTACAAATGTCATAAACATCTTTCATCAGGCTGGTTCAGTGTTAGTGCGCATGaacttttgatttatacactTCAGGCTGGATATTAGAAGAAGACACTTGCtgtagggggggggagatgtttcTGGGAGCGGGTGTGGTCAGTTCCTATTTGTCATGCCTTCCACTCATAAGCAAATGTCTCATTGCTGCCAGCAGTAGAGCTGGTTAGCTTGGATGCATGGGTGCTGCCTGTGAGACAGGATTGCTACCCATGAGAAATTATTGATATAGTAAGGATGGCAGGTGGGGGCGTGCTGGATGGGAAATTGGATTTTTCCCTTTACATCCCCTTTCTACTGTTATTCCTCTTTTGACTGCCACCAAATCCCCCCCTCATTTTTCCCTGTAAGCCTGTGTCCCCCGGGTTTTCACATCCATAAATGTTAGACCCTGAATTGGATGGTCCATGCCAGCCcaatcccatcagatcttggaagctaggaaggatcagccctggttcatacttggatgggagatcagggAAGACCAAGATCACTGTGTGGAGGCAGGCAgcggtaaaccacttctgctcctcTCTCCCCAAGAGGGTGTTACCATAAGTTGTCTGTGACTTTACAGCACCTTAGACACACAAATGTTAGCCATCTGTTTGGCGAGGGAGGGGAGATCTTGGCTATCAGATGCAGCAATGATGTAATTGGAGGTACAGAATTTGATGTAAGAAAGTGCTGTTGTGCCGGTGTTAGCCTTGCAAAGTACCATATTGTGATTGTGAATCAGCTCTGGTATGCCGAATCTTCTTGCATAAGCCATGAATTTCCACAAGTTGTGTAATTTTTCTCTGTGtattcttttcccctccccaaggGATTTATCCATGATCCTGTGTGACCCGTTTGCCATCAACACCTTAGCACTGAGCACCATCCGTCACTTGCAAGAGCTGATTGGGCAGGACTTGTTACCCAGGGTGAGTCTgagaaatcagaggcctggagtgAAGGATTGAGCATGCGTGTCTCTAGAGTTAAATGCAATCCAAAGTACTAGCTGGCCCCCAGCCAACAACCGAAGGCTGAGAGAGGAGGTGTCACGGTTGTGGAGCACATCCATTAAGGATTACAATgcagtcctgagcagagttacacccttctgagtccacTAAAATCAATAGGcatggaagggtgtaactctgcaatGCAagaggggaggagctgtggctgagtGGCAGGACATCAGTTTCGAACGCAAGGAGGCCCATCCAAGGTTCTGTCCCTGGTGCCTCCAGTTAAAAGCATCTCAGATAATAAGCAACGAGaaggatgtattgtcaaaggctttcacggttggagaatgatggttgttgtgggttttccaggctgtattgccgtggtcttggcattgtagttcctgacgtttcgccagcagctgtggctggcatcttcagaggtgtagcaccaaaagacaaagatctctcagtgtcacagtgtggaaaaggtgttggcaggtcatttatatctactcaggaggggtggggttgagctgagtcatcctgtaagagtttcccagggtgtggaatgctaatggcgggaggcttcactgtatcctgaggaggttctttcatagaacatagcctaactcaaacagggcacagtatcttattccaggacgccaaaatactggacaacacttccaactactttgtcagactgcacagggaagccattgaaattcacaagcataagcaaaacttcaacaggaaagaagaaaccttaagaatgaacagagcatggtttccagttctgaaaaacaccaggctaacaaaacactctatacccgacaatagccctgcagagaagattagcacatcaagtaccaatccatatgcaaaagaacctcctcaggatacagtgaagcctcccgccattagcattccacaccctgggaaactcttacaggatgactcagctcaaccccactcctcctgagtagatataaatgacctgccaacaccttttccacactgtgacactgagagatctttgtcttttggtgctacacctctgaagatgccagccacagctgctggcgaaacgtcaggaactacaatgccaagaccacggcaatacagcccggaaaacccacaacaaccaaccagaAGGATCTTTCTCTGCTCGAGATGCTAGAAAATCACTGCCAGATTAAGTAGGCACTACTGCAATGGATGGACTGACCaaatataaagcagctttgtaTGATAGAAAGGGTCATAggtcagctttgcatgcagaaggtcccaagttcagtccctg
Above is a genomic segment from Eublepharis macularius isolate TG4126 chromosome 14, MPM_Emac_v1.0, whole genome shotgun sequence containing:
- the NELFB gene encoding negative elongation factor B isoform X1, which gives rise to MFAGLQELGVANGEDLKETLTNCTEPLKAIEQFQTENGILLPSLQSALPFLDLHGTPRLEFHQSVFDELREKLLEKVSAIASEGKADERYKKLEDLLEKSFPLVKMPSVQPVVMCVMKHLPKVPEKKLKLVMADKDLYKACAVEVKRQIWQDNQALFGDEVSPLLKQYILEKENALFSSDLSVLHNFFSPSPKMRRQGEVVQKLTQMIGKNVKLYDMVLQFLRTLFLRTRNVHYCTLRAELLMSLHDLDISEICTVDPCHKFTWCLDACIREKFVDNKRARELQGFLDGVKKGQEQVLGDLSMILCDPFAINTLALSTIRHLQELIGQDLLPRESPDLLLLLRMLSLGQGAWDMIDSQIFKEPKMEVDLITKFLPTLMSFVVDDYMFTVDQKLPSEDKGPAAYPSAIPEMFPKFLQDHRIACEIGLYYVLHVTKQRNKNALLRLLPSLAETFNDLAFNDIFLHLLTGNLTLLADEFAQEEFCTSLFDNFFLAACSRKENVHRHVLRLLLHLHHKVAPAKLESLQKSLEPTKQSGEAVKELYSQLGEKLQLHKPGPAQAADAPPMELSLPTVPTPATL